The Trinickia acidisoli genome includes a window with the following:
- a CDS encoding FHIPEP family type III secretion protein, producing MAIVISLFVLPLPTMVMDGLISLNLAISIVLLTVSTYLPSALSFSSFPAMLLFTTLLRLSLNIASCKLILLHANAGHIIDAFGRLVVGNNFVVGGVVFLVIAIVQFIVIAKGSERVAEVGARFSLDAMPGKQMSIDADLRAGIISSEEAKHRRERLEQESQLHGAMDGAMKFVKGDAIAGTVIAFVNILAGIAVGTIMKNMSVSDALHRYAILTVGDGMSAQIPSLLVSIAAGVVTTRVATRDASDTQLGEQIGKQITAHPRALMIASAVLLAFAFVPGFPAWSFMLLAFVTGGGGALLLRRRKTMPPLKLITLAEPLSGEREAEVGPHTSGVTSPVAVAVARPLSPHLNLIRLQEALALAKSNVEADIGPIFPRVHVAFDAALPEGGYQVFVQDVLASEGQLRPDRLLWDGVTPLADGVERTPGEPFGPFAQPVWLPLDARAQEQEDKEAPPLPSRVPHLLANETKVPQPVAGLRTEDVLARHVESEVRKHAAALIGIQEAQHLIRLVRRDYAELVAELMRLVPLQRITEVLRRLLMEDIPIRNLRIIFESMITWAPREPDDTIALVELVRVDLRRMITDRHVGNARKLDVILFEPVLQERFEQAVMRTKQGNVLGLAREVKDDVCQQVRKIFDGHQSTAAGGMPRKRATSVRTAVVVSLNVRRYVRTTLAAVLPDLPVLSYQELEEDVELRTIGWVSSPAIAS from the coding sequence ATGGCGATCGTCATTTCGCTGTTCGTGTTGCCGCTTCCCACGATGGTGATGGATGGGCTCATTTCGTTGAACCTCGCCATCAGCATCGTGCTGCTCACGGTGTCGACCTATTTGCCGTCCGCGCTGAGCTTTTCGTCGTTTCCGGCCATGCTGCTGTTTACGACGCTGCTGCGCCTATCGTTGAACATCGCCTCGTGCAAGCTGATTTTGCTGCATGCGAATGCGGGGCACATCATCGATGCGTTCGGGCGGCTCGTCGTCGGCAACAACTTCGTCGTCGGTGGCGTCGTGTTTCTGGTGATCGCGATCGTGCAGTTCATCGTGATCGCGAAAGGCTCCGAGCGTGTCGCCGAGGTGGGGGCACGGTTCTCGCTCGACGCGATGCCAGGAAAGCAGATGAGCATCGATGCCGATCTGCGCGCAGGCATCATCAGCTCCGAAGAGGCGAAGCATCGCCGCGAGCGACTCGAGCAGGAATCGCAACTGCACGGCGCGATGGACGGTGCGATGAAGTTCGTGAAAGGCGATGCGATCGCCGGCACGGTCATCGCTTTCGTCAATATTCTGGCGGGCATTGCGGTCGGCACGATCATGAAGAACATGAGCGTGTCCGATGCGTTGCATCGCTATGCGATCTTGACCGTCGGCGACGGCATGTCGGCGCAGATTCCGTCGCTGCTCGTCTCGATCGCGGCGGGCGTCGTGACCACTCGCGTCGCGACGCGCGATGCAAGCGATACCCAGCTCGGCGAGCAGATCGGCAAGCAGATCACCGCGCATCCGCGAGCGTTGATGATCGCCTCTGCCGTGCTGCTCGCGTTTGCGTTCGTGCCGGGCTTTCCCGCGTGGTCGTTCATGCTGCTCGCGTTCGTGACCGGGGGCGGCGGCGCATTGCTGCTGCGCCGGCGCAAGACGATGCCGCCGCTCAAGCTCATCACGCTGGCCGAGCCGCTGTCGGGCGAACGCGAGGCGGAAGTCGGCCCGCATACGTCGGGCGTCACCTCGCCGGTGGCCGTGGCGGTGGCGCGGCCGCTGTCGCCGCATCTGAATCTCATCCGATTGCAGGAGGCATTGGCGCTCGCCAAGTCGAACGTCGAGGCCGACATCGGCCCGATCTTTCCGCGCGTGCACGTGGCGTTCGATGCGGCGTTGCCTGAGGGCGGCTATCAAGTATTCGTGCAGGACGTGCTGGCATCGGAAGGCCAATTGCGGCCCGATCGGCTGCTATGGGACGGCGTGACGCCGTTGGCGGACGGTGTCGAGCGTACGCCCGGCGAGCCGTTCGGCCCGTTCGCTCAACCCGTGTGGCTGCCGCTCGACGCGAGAGCGCAGGAGCAAGAGGACAAGGAAGCGCCGCCACTGCCATCGCGCGTGCCGCATCTGCTGGCCAACGAGACGAAGGTGCCGCAACCCGTGGCGGGCTTGCGCACCGAGGACGTGCTCGCGCGGCACGTCGAGAGCGAAGTGCGCAAACACGCCGCCGCGCTGATCGGCATTCAGGAAGCGCAGCATTTGATCCGGCTCGTGCGGCGCGATTACGCCGAACTCGTGGCGGAGCTCATGCGTCTCGTGCCGTTGCAGCGCATCACCGAAGTGCTGCGGCGTTTGCTGATGGAAGACATCCCTATCCGCAATTTGCGGATCATCTTCGAAAGCATGATCACGTGGGCGCCGAGAGAGCCCGACGACACGATCGCGCTCGTCGAGCTCGTTCGCGTCGATCTGCGCCGCATGATCACCGATCGCCACGTGGGCAACGCGCGCAAGCTCGACGTCATTCTCTTCGAGCCTGTTTTGCAAGAACGGTTCGAGCAAGCCGTGATGCGCACGAAGCAGGGCAACGTGCTCGGCCTTGCACGTGAGGTCAAGGACGACGTCTGTCAGCAAGTGCGCAAGATTTTCGACGGCCACCAAAGCACGGCGGCCGGGGGCATGCCACGCAAGCGTGCGACGTCCGTGCGCACCGCGGTGGTCGTGTCGCTGAACGTGCGCCGCTACGTGCGCACGACGCTTGCGGCCGTGCTCCCGGACCTGCCGGTGCTGTCGTATCAGGAGCTCGAGGAAGACGTCGAGCTGCGCACCATCGGCTGGGTGTCGAGCCCGGCGATCGCGTCGTGA
- the sctC gene encoding type III secretion system outer membrane ring subunit SctC, which translates to MLSPRARRAYAARSRSVSLLALGALALSFAGALGVPRTAHAAELQWRDRPYTIVADGKKVTDFIRELAAAQGVTAVIDSKVDGTISGHFSGSPLTTLRSVCSTYGLTYYYDGSLLYIDRAEDGQTQVFPIPKGSAGELSRTLEAMQIPDKRYPLIISDLENTIYVSGPQRYVDLVRQAISTITDPSRGLDRAEIRAFPLRYAYANDFQVNRSGKEVTIPGVATTLGRLFGKNDDNKGTPGYGAPLGGATRQVKLSSGDTVDVPKLSLGATDAAATPSASTNTQVHTGQAISLPQIVADAGTNSVIVRDVPEHMQQYAQLIAALDARPRLIEVGLTIIDIDESALDSFGVDWRLHTPNGDFQFGNGSNPPLSFSGNTEAGQTGTTTPTGMALTASIGGAMRNYLLSRINALQQTGKARTLSKPMILTLDNNEAILENLTEFYVQVSGYQDSSLYGITTGTSVKVTPRIIDDAGKPGVMMSIDIDDGQLSSTLTVSSVPAVLERNIVTKAMIDEGKSLLIAGFNDDSLTNNKSGVPLLSDIPWIGNLFKYTTKNGERTDRFYLLTPRVVQTASAFDPRGTPMGVEPILPGQPFNAGEPMPGKASAPLVVPPSAVPTTPPSSAAPSSSKPSSSQSGPAASNELAPPGPSGKRAAKAGAGERSPRASTASTSPSIPANAPVQASEPAAATPKTPIGAATQIVSSAPSADVSEH; encoded by the coding sequence ATGCTTTCTCCTCGGGCGCGTCGCGCCTATGCCGCTCGTTCACGCAGCGTCTCGTTGCTTGCGCTCGGCGCGCTCGCGTTGTCGTTTGCTGGTGCGCTCGGCGTGCCGCGCACGGCGCATGCGGCGGAGCTGCAGTGGCGCGATCGCCCCTATACGATCGTCGCCGACGGCAAGAAGGTAACCGACTTCATTCGCGAACTCGCTGCCGCTCAGGGTGTGACGGCCGTGATCGATTCGAAGGTCGACGGCACGATCAGCGGCCACTTCTCGGGCTCTCCGCTCACCACGCTGCGCAGTGTTTGTTCGACGTATGGCCTGACGTACTACTACGACGGATCGCTGCTCTACATCGATCGCGCGGAAGACGGGCAGACGCAGGTCTTTCCGATTCCAAAGGGCAGCGCGGGAGAACTCTCGCGCACGCTCGAGGCGATGCAGATTCCCGACAAGCGCTATCCGCTCATCATCAGCGATCTTGAAAATACGATTTACGTGTCGGGCCCGCAGCGCTACGTCGATCTGGTGCGACAGGCGATTTCGACGATCACCGATCCGAGCCGCGGGCTAGATCGCGCGGAGATTCGCGCTTTCCCGCTGCGCTACGCGTACGCGAACGACTTCCAGGTCAATCGCTCCGGTAAGGAAGTCACGATTCCCGGCGTGGCAACGACGCTCGGGCGGCTGTTCGGCAAGAACGACGACAACAAGGGCACGCCGGGCTACGGCGCCCCGCTCGGCGGCGCGACGCGGCAAGTGAAGCTGTCGTCGGGCGATACCGTCGACGTGCCGAAGCTGAGCCTCGGCGCGACGGATGCGGCGGCCACGCCGAGCGCATCGACCAACACGCAGGTGCATACCGGGCAGGCGATTTCGTTGCCACAGATCGTGGCCGACGCGGGGACGAACTCGGTCATCGTGCGCGACGTGCCCGAGCATATGCAGCAGTACGCACAGCTCATTGCGGCGCTCGATGCTCGGCCGCGCTTGATCGAGGTGGGCTTGACGATCATCGACATCGACGAGAGCGCGCTCGATTCGTTCGGCGTCGACTGGCGGCTGCATACGCCGAACGGCGATTTCCAATTCGGCAACGGCAGCAATCCGCCGCTGTCGTTCAGCGGCAATACGGAGGCGGGACAAACCGGTACGACGACACCGACCGGTATGGCGCTGACGGCATCGATCGGCGGCGCCATGCGCAACTATCTGCTTTCGCGCATCAATGCGCTGCAGCAGACGGGGAAAGCGAGGACGTTGTCTAAGCCGATGATTCTGACGCTCGACAACAACGAGGCGATTCTCGAGAACCTCACCGAATTCTACGTGCAGGTGTCCGGTTATCAGGACTCCTCACTATATGGAATCACGACGGGCACGAGCGTGAAGGTTACGCCGCGCATCATCGACGACGCCGGCAAGCCCGGCGTGATGATGTCGATCGATATCGATGACGGGCAACTCAGCAGCACGCTGACGGTGTCGTCGGTGCCGGCCGTGCTCGAGCGCAACATCGTGACGAAGGCGATGATCGACGAAGGCAAGAGTTTGCTGATCGCGGGCTTCAACGACGATTCGCTCACCAACAACAAGTCGGGCGTTCCACTGCTCTCGGACATCCCGTGGATCGGCAACCTGTTCAAGTACACGACGAAGAACGGGGAGCGCACGGATCGGTTCTATCTATTGACGCCGCGCGTCGTGCAGACGGCAAGCGCCTTCGATCCGAGGGGCACGCCGATGGGCGTCGAGCCGATATTGCCGGGGCAGCCGTTCAACGCGGGTGAGCCTATGCCGGGCAAGGCGTCCGCGCCGCTGGTCGTGCCGCCGAGCGCGGTGCCGACCACGCCGCCATCGAGCGCCGCGCCCTCGAGTTCGAAGCCTTCGAGTTCGCAGTCCGGCCCGGCGGCTTCCAACGAGCTGGCGCCGCCGGGCCCGTCGGGAAAGCGCGCCGCGAAGGCTGGAGCAGGCGAGCGCTCGCCTCGGGCATCGACGGCATCCACCTCGCCGAGCATACCGGCGAACGCGCCCGTTCAGGCGAGCGAGCCGGCTGCGGCGACGCCGAAGACCCCCATCGGCGCGGCCACGCAAATCGTCTCGTCGGCCCCGTCGGCAGACGTCTCGGAGCATTGA
- a CDS encoding lytic transglycosylase domain-containing protein: protein MRRSLAAAFVALLLALSASAARAADFLALATRCAPHVDAHTLAALVSVESGYNPYAIGVVGAHLVRQPVSLEEALATVDNLTRLGYNFSLGLGQVNRYNLTRFGETTTSIFDPCANLRVAGSILTECFARAVRIEADEQYALRKALSCYYSGNFSTGFTAGYVERVVSHALDDGHHEVAPIPLAPGGAAPSAAAPSSSQPPRAHAVAARVRSTHPSRCAPGIVVLSDCASDGLPHGGTVKILR from the coding sequence ATGCGCCGATCGCTCGCTGCCGCCTTCGTCGCATTGCTGCTCGCCCTGAGCGCAAGCGCCGCGCGCGCCGCAGATTTTCTGGCGCTCGCGACGCGCTGCGCGCCTCACGTCGATGCCCACACGCTCGCCGCGCTCGTCAGCGTGGAATCGGGCTACAACCCCTATGCGATCGGCGTGGTGGGCGCGCATTTGGTTCGGCAGCCGGTCTCGCTCGAGGAGGCGCTCGCAACTGTCGATAATCTCACGCGGCTCGGCTACAACTTCAGCCTCGGGCTCGGGCAAGTCAATCGCTACAATCTCACGCGCTTCGGCGAAACGACGACGTCGATCTTCGACCCATGCGCGAACCTGCGCGTAGCCGGCTCGATCCTCACCGAGTGCTTCGCGCGCGCGGTACGGATCGAAGCCGACGAGCAATATGCGCTGCGCAAAGCGCTCTCTTGCTACTACAGCGGCAATTTCTCGACGGGATTCACCGCCGGCTACGTCGAACGCGTCGTCTCGCACGCGCTCGACGACGGGCATCACGAGGTCGCACCGATTCCGCTCGCGCCCGGCGGGGCGGCACCCAGCGCGGCGGCCCCGTCATCATCGCAGCCGCCCCGCGCGCACGCGGTCGCCGCCCGCGTGCGCAGCACGCATCCGTCGCGCTGCGCACCGGGCATCGTCGTTCTGTCCGATTGCGCCAGCGACGGCCTGCCGCACGGCGGCACCGTCAAAATCTTGCGGTAA
- the sctQ gene encoding type III secretion system cytoplasmic ring protein SctQ: protein MSATLASTPPKASAPRASPPPVAPSAAQPLGNAPTLPRISPLAAHALNRAYAWPKPFVLALERGPYELRWQADAEISAPGHVYTFRFGPAEGRFVLDAIGEHALIGDAASDSVPADIRCALIADALAPLIDVLEAKTRQRIELGTVSVGAQTHKDELARERDALRFRVTRPGSEWHCDGAVRFTEERYLGLACPAEPPPPKLDDTDFDMLPIALRFVLGSTMLSVAELHSIARGDIIGIERWQSFGQALRCVATTSDSRVTVSAKALGSRIVIDHIEENSVTPSIRSDAPGAGPSGPSGPAADAAAPSESSLTHIDALEVRVTFELDERSMPLAQLKALKSGYVIELDQPLNQSTVHIRANGALVGQGHLIAVGNKLGVRVSRFSESGNE, encoded by the coding sequence ATGAGCGCCACATTGGCGAGTACCCCGCCCAAGGCGAGCGCACCGCGCGCCTCCCCGCCGCCGGTCGCGCCGAGCGCCGCGCAGCCGCTCGGCAACGCGCCGACCTTGCCGCGCATAAGCCCACTGGCTGCGCACGCGCTCAATCGCGCGTATGCGTGGCCGAAGCCGTTCGTGCTCGCGCTCGAGCGCGGCCCCTACGAATTGCGCTGGCAGGCCGACGCCGAGATCAGCGCGCCGGGGCATGTCTACACGTTTCGCTTCGGGCCGGCCGAGGGCCGCTTCGTGCTCGATGCGATCGGCGAGCATGCGCTGATCGGCGACGCCGCAAGCGATAGCGTGCCGGCCGACATCCGCTGCGCGCTGATTGCCGATGCGCTCGCGCCGCTCATCGACGTGCTCGAAGCGAAAACACGGCAACGGATCGAACTCGGCACCGTATCGGTCGGCGCGCAAACGCACAAGGACGAGCTCGCGCGCGAGCGCGACGCGCTGCGCTTTCGCGTGACGCGTCCCGGCAGCGAATGGCACTGCGACGGCGCGGTGCGCTTTACCGAGGAACGGTACTTGGGCCTTGCCTGCCCCGCGGAGCCCCCACCGCCCAAGCTCGACGACACCGACTTCGACATGCTGCCGATCGCGCTGCGCTTCGTCTTGGGCTCGACGATGCTCAGCGTCGCCGAACTGCACTCCATTGCGCGCGGTGACATCATCGGCATCGAGCGCTGGCAATCGTTCGGCCAAGCGCTGCGCTGCGTCGCGACGACGAGCGACTCGCGCGTGACCGTCTCGGCCAAAGCGCTCGGATCGCGCATCGTCATCGACCATATCGAGGAGAATTCCGTGACGCCATCCATACGGTCCGATGCGCCCGGCGCGGGCCCGTCGGGTCCATCGGGCCCGGCAGCCGACGCCGCGGCGCCGAGCGAATCCTCGCTGACGCATATCGACGCACTCGAAGTACGCGTGACGTTCGAGCTCGACGAGCGATCGATGCCGCTCGCGCAGCTCAAAGCACTCAAGAGCGGCTACGTCATCGAACTCGATCAGCCGTTGAATCAAAGCACCGTTCATATTCGCGCGAACGGCGCGCTCGTCGGACAAGGGCATCTGATTGCCGTCGGCAACAAGCTCGGCGTGCGCGTGTCGCGTTTTTCGGAGAGCGGCAATGAGTAA
- the sctR gene encoding type III secretion system export apparatus subunit SctR yields the protein MSNMPNPVTMLFLIVALGTIPFAALMVTSYTKLVVVLGLLRTALGVQQVPPNIVLNGIALILTIYIMAPVAGSIVDTMQQNRVTIDGAMSIDDVMAIGQSIAPPLKKFLSQHTAPGERNFFMRSATAIWPAERAQTLKSDDLMVLVPSFMLSELTRAFQIGFVIYVVFVVTDLIVANVLLALGMQMISPTTISIPFKLLLFVMLDGWSVLVHGLVLSYR from the coding sequence ATGAGTAACATGCCGAATCCGGTCACGATGCTGTTTTTGATCGTCGCGCTCGGCACGATTCCGTTCGCCGCGTTGATGGTCACCAGTTATACGAAGCTCGTCGTCGTGCTCGGCCTGTTGCGCACGGCGCTCGGGGTGCAACAGGTGCCGCCGAACATCGTGCTGAACGGCATCGCACTGATTTTGACGATCTATATCATGGCCCCCGTCGCGGGCAGCATCGTCGATACGATGCAGCAAAACCGCGTCACGATCGACGGCGCGATGAGCATAGACGACGTCATGGCGATCGGGCAATCGATCGCACCGCCGCTAAAGAAATTTCTCTCGCAACATACCGCGCCTGGCGAGCGCAACTTCTTCATGCGCTCGGCCACCGCCATCTGGCCGGCGGAGCGTGCGCAAACGCTCAAGTCCGACGACCTGATGGTGCTCGTGCCGAGCTTCATGCTCTCTGAGCTGACGCGCGCATTTCAGATCGGTTTCGTGATCTACGTCGTCTTCGTCGTCACCGATCTCATCGTCGCGAACGTCTTGCTTGCGCTCGGGATGCAGATGATCTCGCCGACGACGATCTCGATCCCGTTCAAATTGTTGCTGTTCGTCATGCTCGACGGCTGGTCCGTGCTCGTGCATGGGCTCGTGCTGTCCTATCGCTGA
- a CDS encoding EscS/YscS/HrcS family type III secretion system export apparatus protein yields the protein MTTETILDITRQALLLVLMLSLPIVLVAAGTALVVALAQAVTQLQDQTIGLAARMIAVMVAIIVTGGWIGRSVLLFGQQSFARLF from the coding sequence ATGACTACGGAAACGATTCTTGACATTACACGGCAGGCGCTCTTGCTCGTGTTGATGCTGTCTCTGCCGATCGTGCTCGTTGCGGCCGGCACGGCGCTCGTCGTTGCGCTGGCGCAGGCCGTGACGCAATTGCAGGACCAAACGATCGGCCTTGCCGCGCGCATGATCGCGGTGATGGTGGCGATCATCGTGACGGGCGGCTGGATTGGGCGCTCGGTTTTGTTGTTCGGTCAGCAGTCCTTCGCGAGGTTGTTTTGA
- a CDS encoding FHA domain-containing protein yields the protein MTDDAASPSKPTTASSTKAPWSLSFLSGPLFGRTLALKVGENWVGSGAQCDVIVPDREIAPRQLRLSVGQIAVSVQNVGDGEVTLNGVALDATRRALRHGDVVEIGALKLGIVPAAEPRAPAPDEQAAPKGNRLARWALAPWAAWMASRRFVIGLGVLWGVLVLAGGAYLAIGATDPFWFQASATERMQEVRQALHDYPEVNVKPTSTGFLVSGYVNSLSDRDRLQSIVQTFPQTTVGDVYVIDELLGSARLYFSDTPLTVTYGGHGTLLVSGTANRLLQQRVANFAKDARPALQVVDHVVYAAVPMTTKQKAPPMAGDVPDIVGVYDDGLGTRFIETSDGARYFEGSRLPGGLEVRQISNDRVIFARGPDRFFMDVGSAAVHDFIASPPG from the coding sequence ATGACCGACGACGCGGCGTCCCCGTCCAAGCCAACCACGGCGTCTTCGACGAAGGCGCCGTGGAGCCTGTCGTTCTTGAGCGGGCCGCTGTTCGGCCGCACGCTGGCGCTCAAGGTCGGCGAGAACTGGGTGGGGTCGGGCGCGCAATGCGACGTGATCGTGCCCGACCGCGAGATCGCGCCGCGGCAGTTGCGTTTGTCGGTGGGGCAGATCGCGGTATCGGTGCAGAACGTCGGCGACGGCGAGGTGACGTTAAATGGTGTGGCGCTCGATGCGACGCGGCGCGCGCTGCGGCACGGCGACGTCGTCGAGATCGGTGCGCTCAAGCTCGGGATCGTACCGGCAGCCGAGCCGCGCGCGCCTGCCCCCGACGAGCAAGCGGCGCCGAAGGGCAATCGGCTTGCGCGGTGGGCTTTAGCGCCGTGGGCGGCATGGATGGCGAGCCGCCGCTTCGTGATCGGCCTCGGCGTGCTTTGGGGGGTACTCGTGTTGGCCGGCGGCGCGTATCTGGCAATCGGCGCGACCGACCCGTTCTGGTTTCAGGCGAGCGCGACCGAGCGCATGCAAGAGGTGCGGCAGGCCCTGCACGATTATCCGGAAGTGAACGTGAAGCCGACGAGCACGGGCTTTCTCGTGTCGGGCTACGTCAACTCGCTGTCGGATCGTGACCGGCTTCAGAGCATCGTGCAGACGTTTCCGCAGACGACGGTGGGCGACGTCTACGTGATCGACGAGTTGTTGGGGTCGGCACGGCTCTATTTCAGCGATACGCCGTTGACGGTGACATACGGGGGGCACGGCACGCTGCTCGTCAGCGGGACAGCCAACCGCTTGCTGCAGCAGCGCGTCGCCAACTTCGCGAAGGATGCGCGGCCGGCGTTGCAGGTGGTCGATCACGTGGTCTACGCGGCCGTGCCGATGACGACGAAACAAAAGGCGCCGCCGATGGCCGGCGACGTGCCCGACATCGTGGGCGTGTACGACGACGGCCTCGGTACGCGTTTCATCGAAACGTCGGACGGGGCGCGCTATTTCGAGGGATCGCGCTTGCCCGGCGGGCTCGAGGTGAGGCAGATCAGCAACGATCGCGTGATTTTCGCGCGTGGACCGGATCGATTTTTCATGGACGTGGGTTCGGCGGCGGTGCACGACTTCATCGCTTCGCCGCCGGGCTAG
- a CDS encoding helix-turn-helix transcriptional regulator, translated as MTNPEARKRPSKGSSERDARHAIDFIEVADCQLVVSKNAGRTGESTGSDRVSEIATDLSAAHSAHERKQLLRIALRTIGFDWFCYCRLTRLGEMVNRARYFDLCSPPGWAQRYVDQRYFDIDPRMAFACRHDWPLVWDHETLAAQPTITAISNERMQRFLEDAEACSTRSGIAFGLVDPGSLEHSVMIFSSVNPTSDWINDRVVGQAYALGLGVHAFLAGQMASMAQTPMLSDLQRRILNFTASGLSDREIAQQLNMSRSNVDYHMRQIRKKYGVLNRVQLAYLAGRLFVV; from the coding sequence ATGACGAACCCCGAGGCGCGCAAGCGCCCGTCGAAAGGAAGCAGTGAACGAGATGCAAGGCATGCGATCGACTTCATCGAAGTGGCCGACTGCCAACTCGTAGTCAGCAAAAACGCCGGACGCACTGGCGAATCAACCGGCAGCGATCGCGTCTCCGAAATCGCGACCGACCTCTCGGCCGCGCATTCCGCCCACGAACGCAAGCAACTCCTGCGCATCGCGCTGCGCACGATCGGCTTCGATTGGTTCTGCTACTGTCGTTTGACGCGGCTCGGCGAGATGGTCAATCGTGCGCGCTATTTCGATCTGTGCTCGCCTCCGGGCTGGGCGCAGCGCTATGTCGACCAGCGTTACTTCGACATCGATCCGCGCATGGCATTCGCTTGCCGCCACGACTGGCCGCTCGTCTGGGATCACGAAACGCTGGCGGCGCAGCCTACGATCACGGCCATATCAAACGAGCGTATGCAACGCTTTCTCGAAGACGCCGAGGCATGCAGCACGCGCAGCGGCATCGCGTTCGGCCTCGTCGATCCGGGCAGCCTCGAGCACAGCGTGATGATCTTCAGCTCCGTCAATCCGACGAGCGATTGGATCAATGACCGCGTAGTCGGCCAGGCTTACGCGCTCGGGCTCGGCGTGCACGCGTTCCTGGCCGGGCAGATGGCCTCGATGGCGCAAACGCCGATGCTGTCCGACCTGCAGCGGCGCATCCTCAATTTCACGGCCAGTGGCCTCAGCGATCGCGAAATTGCGCAGCAATTGAACATGTCGCGCAGCAACGTGGACTATCACATGCGGCAGATTCGCAAGAAGTACGGGGTGCTCAATCGCGTGCAGCTCGCGTATCTCGCGGGACGGCTGTTCGTCGTTTGA